Genomic segment of Paraburkholderia agricolaris:
GGAAAAGGTATTGCGACATGGCGATCGCGGCGTCGGCGAGCAGCATCTGCGCAAGCCGCGACGACATCTGGTAGCTGCCGAGTTGTGCCGGACCGAGCAGTTTGCCGACCACCACCTTGTCGAACTGGTTCAGCAGCAGATTGACCACACTGCTGGCCCAGATCCAGCGGCTGAAGCCCACGTAATGACCGATGCCGGACCATACCGCGCGGATCGGCGGGCGCGGTTTCATGGTCGACCAGGTCAGGATGCTTTTCAGGCTTTCGCCGGCCACCAGCCCGATCAGCACCGAAATCGCACCGGCGCCGAAATAGGCAAGCGCCAACCCGACCGAACAGTCGACAAACGACGCCGCAATCTCGACACCGGCAATATGCTGGAAACGCCGCTCGCGCTGCACCACGTAGTACGTGGGCGACGCCAGACCGCGCAACAGCGGCAGCAGCGCGGCCAGCTGGATCAGCACCAGCGAACCGTTCAGATGAAACTGACTGCTCAGCAATGGCGCGAGCGCCACCAGCAGCAATGAGATGAGCACGCCGCGCGCGGTCAGCGTGGTCCACACCGCGCCGAGTTGCGAACGCGTCGGCGGATGCTCGCCTTGAATGACCGCTTGCGCAAGACCGGTGTCCGAAAGCGCCTCGGCAATCGCCACCGCGAGCAAGGCCACGCTCACGCTGCCGATCGCCGCCGGCCCGAGCATCCGGCCAATTGCAAGAAACTTGATTGCCACGAGTCCACGCACGGCAAACTGCTGCAACAACACCCACGTTGCCGCGCTCGCGCCGAAGCTGGCCGCTATCGAGAGCGCCGGAAGCCTGATCGCCCGCAAGCTGTATCTCCGTCGAATCGGAGCGCCGTTTAATCGGTCGCATACAGCGATTCAATGCATCGCTGCGAAACGCCGCCGGCGCATAAATAGTTAGGTCGCACCAGCAAGCTGGCGAGTTTTTTCATCGAATTCCACGTACGACCTTACCGCGAGAGAATCGGCGACAACCGCCATCTGCTAGGCCAGTTCAGCCGAAGCCATTGCGCTCTGGTACGTTTACCCACAGAACGGGTCAAATAGGCCGAGCCATGCATATCGTCGATGCTAACGTTGATCAGTTGGCGCGCCCCGGGCACCCGGCGTGAAGGCGCTTTTCGCAACGCATTCGACCACTGAAGACCCCTGAATCGATGGAACAAGATTACGTCCTGATTGTGGAACCCAACCTCACGGGCCATCGCTGGCGCTATGTCGAGTGGACCATGCAGGCCTGCACGGAAGCCGGCTATCCCTGCATCCTCGCCACCGAGTCGGCTAACGAGGATCATCGGCTCGCGAGGCAAATCGCCGCCGCGAACCGTGCGGATCTGCAGATCGCCTTCGTCGACCCCGAGGAGCAGCCACGCGGGTTGCTGCGCCAGTCGAACCAGTATTCGCGCTTTCACCGTTATTTCAAGCGTGTGCATCGAGTGGTCAGCCACGCGCAGCCAATCAGGCTGGTGGTCGTGCCTTACGCCGATTACTTCTTCTACGGGTTGCCGTTTCTCGGCTCGCCTTTTCGCAAGACACCGTGGATCGGCATCACGATGCGTTCGACCTTCCATCATCACAAGGTCGGCATCAAGTCGCCGGACCGGCCGCTCGTGAACGCGATCAAGGCACTGCTTTTCAAGCGCGCGATCCAGTGTCCCGGCTTGCGCACGCTGCTGACGATCGACCCTACGCTGCCGGAGTGGGCGGCACACCACGCCCCGAAGAACAGCGCGGCCATCGCCTACGTAGCGGACCCGTTTCCCGACGAGCACGCGGAAAACCCGGTACTGGCCCGTGCGCGGCTCGGGCTCGACCCTGAGCAGCGCTATCTGCTGGTGTACGGCTCGATCACCGAACGCAAGGGCATCTACGAACTGGTGCACGCATTGAGCCGCATGGAACATGCGCCCACGCTGATCGTCGCCGGCGAGCAGGACGCGGGCACGCGCCATTTCATGCGCAATCATGTGCGCAGCCTCAAACCCGCGCCGCTGGTACTCGATTCGTTCATTGCTAACGACGTCGAACGTGATCTGTTCTCCGCCTGCGACGCGGTCTGGCTAGGCTACAAGGGTCACTACGGAATGAGCGGCGTGCTGGTGCAGGCTTATCGCTTCGGCAAGCCGGTGATTGCAACGGAAGACGGTCTGATCGGCTGGTTCAGCCGGCGCTGCGAACTGGGGCCGATTCTGAGCGACCTCAGTTCCGCCTCGATCGGCCGCGCGATCACCGAGACGATGACCTCCTGGCCGCACGCTCCGCACACCGGACCGGCCGCAGGCGAAGACCTGCTGTCGCGGCACACGCTCGGGCAGTTCAAGCAGACCTTGCTGCAGCAGATGGCCTGAGCCCTGAGCCGGTAACGCTGGCCGGTCAGGGAGTCTCAGGAAGTCCCAGGGGGTTACAGAAGATCAGGACAACTGCCCGCCCGCCACCGGCACTTCCTCACGCACCGAACTGTTGCGCTTGGCCGGGAACAGCGCGTTGCGCATCAACAGGAACGGGTACTCGATCGCACGTGTAGTCACATAGCCGATCGCAATCGCGAAGGCAAACTGCGCCGTGAGCGCGACCACCCAGATCACGCTCGGTGCCAGACCCATCGCGGTCAACTTGCGAATCAGAATGTCGCCGGGGGCCAGCGCAAGTGAATGCCACAGGTAAATACCGTACGAGTAGAGTCCGATCCAGGCGACTCCGCGATACACCCACGACGAACGCAGCGAGCCCGAATACTCCAGCACGAACACGATCAGCGCGGCGAACCCGAGTGCCTGAATCGTATAGCCAATGCTTTCGTCGAGCGCCAGGTGTGGGGTCGCAAAAGCGAGCCACGCACACAATACCGCGATGCAGGCGACCAGCAGCCACTTGCGCTTCGCGATCTGATGATAGACGCCTGGCTTCATCCAGTAGATCGCCGACAGAATCACCCCGACCAGCAAGCTGTCGATGCGATATTGCGTGTACGCGAATGCCGCTTCAAGGTTGCCGTCCGCCACCGCGAAGCAGCGTGCGGTGAGCACCACTGCGCAGATTCCGGTGAGCACACCGACAATCGTCCATGCGCTCAGGCGCCAGCGCGCGAACAGCAACAGCAGCGCCGGCAGCACGAGATAAAAGTGTTCTTCGACCGCGAGACTCCAGGTCTGGGTAATCGAGGTGCCCAGATAGTTCTGCAGGTGGGTCAGGTTCTGGATCAGGAACGTATTCCACGGATGGCGCCCGGCCAGCACATGAAAAGCGATCAGCACGTAATACGCGGGCCAGATGCGGAAAATCCGCCGGATGATAAAGCGCTTTGCGTCGACGTTGCCCGTTTCGGCGTACTGTCGAAGCAGCAGGCCGCCAACCAGAAAGCCGCTCAGCGTGAAGAACAGATTGACGCCTTCGCGCCCAAAACTTTTCAGCGGGTACTCAATGATCTGAATCAGAAAATTGCCGGTATGAACGGCATGAAAGTGAAACCCCATCACCATGATAATGGCGATGCCGCGCACGAAATCCAGCTCGATGGCCCGGCCTGCTGTTACGGATCTCGCCCCGCCGAATAATTTCATGTTTTTCTCCCCTGTCACCTTTCGCGGGCGTATGTCCCTGCATGGCCCTTTTTGCATCTTCGGTGGCGGCAAGCGTGCGTGCGCGCCAACATCAAGGCATTGGCCGACAACATGAGCCAGTGTGCGCGCGTCTTGCAGAGAGCGCCCTTGCCGGGGTCGCCAGAACCCAGGTAAAGGGCGACGAAAGGGGGGCTACCGAACATTCAGGCGGCCAGTTTCCCGGACAATGACCCGATGCGAGACCGTCTGCTTTAGACCGACGGCGGATCGACTGCACGGGGAGGAATCAGCAATGCGCCACCAGTATGCGACGCTCTGGATATGGTTTTTTCTGTTACCGCTTGCGTTTGACTATAAAGCGACCGACGCCAATGTAAGTCACTTTGCGCAGTCCGCGCTGGTCATTCCGGCCATCGCCGCGGGGCTCGCCCTTGTGCTGATTGCGCCACGCTTTCGCGACCGCTCGCGGTTGCGCTCGATAATCACGTTCAGCCTGCTGCTGTGCGTGCTCGGCAGCGTCGTCGCCCAGTTCGTGCAGGACAACGACACCGGTAATTACTTGCGCGTGCTACTGCCGTTCGCGCTGTTTTTACTGGGCTACCTCGTGGCCTGCCGGCCGTGGAGCGAATACAGAATCTCGCAGTTCGAGAAGGCGCTGTTCGTCGCCAACGTGATCTGTCTCGTCTTCACCTTCGCGTATGGCATGGTGACGGGCGGCGATCTCGAGGACGTGCGCTTTCGCATCATCTCCGTAACGCTGCTCGGCTTGCAAGGCGTGCTGCTGCACGAATTCATCGTCGCCAAACGCTTTTCGTTTTTTACCGTCGCGGTGTTCGCCCTCAGTGTGATCGTCGAATTGCTGAGCGTCACACGCAGTTTGCTGGTCGGCACCATCCTGCTGTTTCTGGTCGCCATGGCGCTGTCCGCGCCGTCGCTCCAGTATGTGTGGCGCGCGGCCGCCCGTACCCTGATTGCCGGCGCCGTGCTGGCCGGCGTGGCCGGCATCGCGGCGTTGAGCTTTCCGACCGTCGCCGAGCACTGGACGCAGCGCATCTTCGCGTCGGAGGAAACCGTCACCGGCAAGGACCCGACCACGATCACCCGGCTCGCCGAGATGCGCGATCAGTACGACCAGGTGACGGCGTCGCCGGAAACGCTGCTGTTCGGCGCGGGCTACGGCCACTACTATCGCTACTCCCCTGCCTACCTGCCGGACCTCGCCGGCCAGATCAGCGAGAAAGACTTCTACGCGATCAACGAATGGGCCGCGGGTCACAACTTCTGGGTCTATCAGCTTTTCGCGGGCGGGCTGCTGTTCGGCATCGCCATGCCTCTGGCGACGCTCGCCGCCCTGACAATCTGCTTCTTCTCGTACCGCTACTGGCGCTCGGTGGTTCCCGACGCGCCCATGCTGCCGGTGCTGGGGCGCGCCATCATGCTGTTTGCCGCGCTGCCGGCCACGTCGATCGGCGGCAATCCGCTCGGACCGCGTTTCTCCGGGCTGGTATTCGGTGTCGCCCTCGGCCTGATGATCGCCACCCACGCCCGCTTGCAGCGCGCACTGCCGGCGCGGGCCAGGCGCGCGCGGACGCCGCCGCGCATGCGCGCGGTCGCCATGCCTGATTTGCCCGGCAGGATCCAGCCCGGCATGGGCCGCGCCGATCTCGCGAAGACCCTCGGCATGTCGCACGCGGCAAGCGCCGCCCCTGGTTCCAGCCAGTTCGGCGCCCTCGTATCGCGCGCAGCGTCGCCACGAAACGTCAATCGACAAAAATTCGTCCGATGAAAATTCTCCATCTGCTTGCCAGCGTCGATCCGCGCGCCGGCGGTCCGGTTGAGGGCGTGCGCCGCAGCGGCGTAGCGATGCAGGACGCCGGGCACCACATCGAAGTGGCCACCTGCGATGCCCCCGACGACGCCTACCTCGCGCACTTTCCGTTTCCGGTTCATGCGTTCGGCCCCGTCACCAGCCGCTACAGCTACAGCGCGCGGCTCGCGCCGTGGCTTGCCGCCAACGCGAAGCGGTTCGACGCGGTCGTCGTGCACGGTTTGTGGCAGTACCACGGCCTTGCGGCGTGGAAAGCCGTGCGCAAAAGCGGCGTGCCCTATTACGTGTACACGCACGGCATGCTCGACCCCTGGTTCAAGCAGGCTTACCCGCTCAAACATCTGAAGAAGTGGCTGTACTGGCCGTGGGCCGAATACCGCGTACTACGCGACGCACGCGCCGTCATCTTTACGACGGAGGAAGAGCGCACCCGCGCGCGCCAGTCGTTCTGGCTATACCGGGCCGAGGAACGAATCGTGCCGTACGGCACGACGGTGCCGCAGCTTGAAGCCGCGCCTTTGCGCGAAGCCTTCCTGCAAGCTGTGCCCGGCTTGCGCGGCAAACGCATCGTACTGTTTCTCGGCCGCGTGCATGCGAAGAAAGGTTGCGATCTGTTGATCGACGCCTTCGCGCGCGTTGCCAGCCGCGATCAGTCGCTGCATCTCGTGATCGCGGGCCCCGACGAGACGGGCTGGGTGACCAGTCTGCGCGCCCAGGCTCAGGCGGCAGGCATCGCGCAGCGCATCAGCCTGCCGGGCATGCTGCAAGGCGACCTCAAGTGGGGCGCGTTTCATGCAAGCGACGTGTTCGTTCTGCCCTCGCATCAGGAGAACTTCGGCGTGGCGGTTGCCGAAGCACTCGGCTGCGGACTGCCTGCCCTGATCTCCGACAAGGTCAACGTGTGGCGCGAAATCGAAGCGGATGGCGCGGGAATGGTTGCGGCCGACACTGTCGACGGTACGGAAAAGAACCTCGTGCGCTGGCTCGAACTCGACGACACCGCGCGCGCCGCGATGCGCGCTCAGGCGGCCCGCACTTTCGAAGCACGCTTCCGGATCGAAACCATGGTCAGCGCACTGACCGCCCTGCTGGAAACGCACGGCAGCACCGGTGAAACGCGCGATAACACGCTCACCACACTGCGTGGGACTCAACCGAACACCCAGCCGAGCACTCAACCAAGCCGGTAACAAGTAACGGTGACAGCGCGCCGGCTGGCGCGCTGTCACCTGTTGCTCCTCACTGTTCCTTCATCAACGGCGTCAAGGTCGAGGCTGCGATCGGCAGGGTTTCGACTTGCGGCTGCTGCGTCTGAATCGACATCAGCGAACTGTTGGCAGCGTCGTTGCGCGTATTGCCCACGATATCGGGGACATCGAGCTGCCGCACCAGATGACCCGCGAGGCGCAGCGCAAGCGCGGCGATCGTGATGGTCGGAAAGTTGGCGCCGACGGTCGGAAACACCGAGCTGCCCGCCACATAGAGATTGCTCATCCCATGTACCTTGCAGTCGCGGTCGACCACGCCTTCACGCGGCGAATCGTGCATGCGCGTGGTGCCCATGTGGTGCCACGTGCCCTCCAGCTTCGCCGGCCAGCGCCGACCCTCGAGCGGCGCGTCGAGTTCGACGTCCGCGATGCCGGCCATCTGCAACTCCTGCGCGAGCAGCGAGAAGGTCTTGTCGAAGGTGCGCTGCACCTGTTCGCCCAGCCGCCACTCCACTTTCACGCGGGGCATGCCGAAGCGGTCCCGCTTATCGGTCGACAAGGTGACCCGGCTGTCGGGATCGGGCACGGCTTCGACAATCGCCTGCAAGGTCACGTCGGTGATCAGCACCGGCCATTGCAGCAGCCGCGTCAAGCCATAGCCGACCGTGTGCAGCGGGTGCGCGATCATCGTTGCGACATCGGTTTTCAGGCTGCGGCCGGGCTGGTCTTTTTGCAACAGCGCTTCCTTGCAATGGATCAGCGCCTCGGACCCGGCAGTGCCTTCACCGTACCAGCGCGAATAGAGCCACACACGCGAATTCAGCAGCTTCTCGCGCTCCATCAGTTCCTGCTTCGGCGCGAACTGTGACGATATCTTCGTGCCGTGCGCCGACACTGCGGCATTCTGATAGTGATACTTGATGTCGTACAGTTTGTTGCGAGCGTTGCCAGGACGAAAACGCACTTTCCCGGACATCATTCGCGGATGATCCATGAAGTAGCGGCCCACCAGATCGTTGGCATTGCCGAGACCCGCCGCCTGCACGTTGTTCGAGGCGAGCAGCAGACGCGCGTTCTCGATACCGCCCGTGGCCAGCACGAAGATTTTCGCGGTTACCGTCATCTTGCGGCCACTGATGGTCGCCACCTCGAGCCGCGAAACGGAAGTCCCTTGCGGATCGGCGTCGATGTTCTGAACGTTCGCATACAGGAACACGCGCACCCGTGCCGAACGCTGCAACTCGTCGCGATAAGCCTTGCCGAAACGCACCGGTGGACTGAACTGCGCGACGGTATCGCGCATATCGCCAGTGGCAAGCGGGATGCGGCGCACGTCATGGCGCCCGATCTCGCGTTCCCAGTAGGCGGGGTCGAAATTCTGCGGACCCAGCTTCAGCAGTTCATGCGTGCGCGCATAGTACGGCGCCAGTTCTTCGAGTCCGAACGGCCAGCCGCTATGAGGAATCCAGTCGCGCTTCTCGAAGTCCCACGGATCGAGCGGGCGGCACCAGCCGCCCCAGCAGTTGCTGCTGCCGCCGAAGTAGCGGCTGCGCGAGCCGTCCGCGAATGAATAGGGAAGCCCGACGTTCTCGCCGCGATAGAGATCGCGGGTTTCGTCATCAGGCCCGAAGCCCCCGCTTTCGAGCATGCAGGTGTCGACCCCGGCCCTCGACATCTCCAGTGCAAGCGTAATGCCGGCGACACCTCCGCCGATAATGCAGACCGTTGTTTCAATAGCCGTGTTGTTTTGAACCGTACGAGTATCGATAAACATCCCTACTCCCCATCTTCTTCATGCATTTCTGAGTGCGTCAATCCGGCTACTCATCCAACCGGGGCTGGCAAGCAAACCACGCACATGTCGTGACTGAAAGCCTGATCGGCGTCGCCGCGGGTGACGATCAAAGTATCGATCGACAATCCCATTGCGGCCGCCGACGTTCCGGCGTGTCAACGACTGGCCTCCTCAGCATACGAATGCTGCGGTTCTTTATCTGTGGTTCAGGTCACGGAGTCGAAGCGGTTGCGAATAAACCGGCAGGGATTGCCGCCATACACGCCTTCCGGATCGAGCGAACGATGCACGACCGACAACGGCGTCACCACCGCCGACCGGCCGATCGTCACGCCCATCTGCACCACACATTTCGACGTGATCCAGACGCCGTCCTCAATCACGATCGGCGCCACGCGCAGATCCATCGTCGTGCTCATGTCGTGCGAGCCGGCGCTCAGGAACGTACCTTGGGAAATGCAGACATTCGATCCGATCCGAATCAGCGCCTGGTTGTAGATCCAGACGTCGACACCGAACCAGCAGTTGTCTCCCACTTCCAGATTCCACGGCGACTTCACCCGCAACGGATGCACAAAGCGGCAGCCCGTGCCGATCTTCGCGCCGAACAGGCGCAACAGCGTCACCCGGACCGACGAGAGCGGCAGCAGCTTGTTGTTGATCACGCAGGCTTCAACAAAGAACCAGATGAGTTCGATCAGCGCACCGCGCTTCGCCCGATAGTTTCCCTTTCCCGCCGCGCTCAGATCGATGACGCGGCCATCCTTGCGCACACCTTCGGCTTGCGGCTTGCGCCCGATTTGCGGATCGTCGGCAACGTTGCCCATCAGTTTTCTCCGGACCACAAACGGGAGTCGGAATACCCATGCATCCTTCTTACATTATGTTTCGAGTCCTTAATGAATCTGGCTCGATGTCCGCCTGGGCAAGCGTTTTGGCGGCTACGCGCGTGCCGTTTGGCGCACGATAGCTCTATTGCGACTGCATCTTCCTGGGGCATACGATGACCATCCCGTTTCGGCATACAACCAGCTTGCTGCTTTTCACCTTCGCCACCTGTGCCACACCGGCGCTCGCCCAGAATGCGGCACCCGCGCCCGCTGCGCCGGTCCTTGCCGCCACGGCCTCGACCAGCTACGGCACCCCCGCTGCGGCAGCACCCGTCAATCCGGGCACCGCGCATCGCAAGAGCGAAGCGGATCTGCTCGGCGCCCCACGCGACTATGGCTCGCCAGACGCGCAACAGGGCAACACCGCCGCCGCCCAGCAGGCCGCGCTGCTCGACGAGCAACGCATGACGGTATTGGGCGGACAAGGCGCGCGACCGGCGGTAGGCAAAGGCCAGCGCAACAACAAGCTGCCTGCCGGCGCCAACGGCAAGGTGCGCGTGGCCGGCCAGCCTGGCGGTCCTAATGCGGTCGACGGCCTGATGCCCGAAGGCGCGGCGAAAACCACGTACGCCGATCCATACGATCCGGGCAAGCACGCCGTCTACAAGTCCCCGTGGTGATATCGCATTCATGAGATGGCCGCGTACCGGATCAATCCGGCGCGGCTTCCTCCGTTGTGGCCGGCTTATGCGGCCGGGCCGCGGCGGGTGAAGGCCGCGGAGTACCGAAGTACGGCGTCTCCACTTTTGCGCGCTTGCCGCGTGACTCGCGAACCAGCGTCGCGAGCCGCTCCTCAAAGGTCCCAATGGTCGATTCCGGCGACAGCGTACGTTCCGCATAATCGCGTGCGGCCTTGCCGAGCGCCGCGCGACGTTCGGGGTCCCTCGCCAGCACCGCGATCGCCGCAGCCAACGCCTTGACGTCGTCCGGCGGCACGACCACGCCGCGCGGCGACACCGCGTCGTACAGACCCGTGCCTTGCCGCGCCATCGCCACCACCGCGCGCCCGCTTGCGAACATGCCGGTGAGTTTCGACGGCATCACCAGATCCGCGGCATCGCCGCGTTGCGGCAGCACATGGATATCGGCGAGATTGAGCAGTTCGTTCAGGTGCTCCACCGGTTGCAACGGCATGAAAAGACAGTTCTTCAATCCCGCACAGCGTTCGAGCAAACTCTCTTTCGCGGCGCCGCTGCCGCAGAAAACGAAGGTGACGTCAGCACGTTTTGCCAGCAATGCCGCTGCATCGGCGAGCGTTTCGATGCCCTGCTTCGCGCCCATGTTGCCCGAATACAGCACCACCTTGTGGTCGTCCGGAATGCTTAACAGACGCCGGTAGTCGCTCGTACGCGAAAGCGGAAAAATGGTCGACACATCGACCCAATTGGGCAGGCACACTACCCGCGAAGACTCGACACCCTTGAGCACCACGCGCGAACTCATCTGCGGCGTAATCGACGACACGGTATCGAAGTGCCGCAGCAACGTGCTTTCGATCCAGCGCGCCAAGCGGGCTATGCGCGAGCTCTTCAGGAGACCCAGATCGAAAGCCGCATCGACCTCGAAGTCCTGAATGTGCACCCACGCATTTGCGCTCGTAAGACGCGCGAGCGCCAGCGTAGCCGGCGCGCACATCAGGGTCGGCGCGATCAGCATCGCGACCTGCGGGCGCCACAGAACCTGCCGGGCGAGCAGCGGCAGCGAGCTCGCCGCAAAGCTCATCAGGTGCAGCATCCGCTTCAGGCCATTAGGGTGAGCCGGCACCCACAGCGGCGCACGCCAGATCGTCACGCCGTCGCGCGTCTCGCGCTGATATCGCCACGACGCATAGTTGTCGGCCACGTGCCACTCAGGGTAATAGGGGGGTGCGCACACCACGCGAACCTCGTGGCCGCGGCTGGCCAGAAGCGCCGCCATTTCCGCCGTGTACTTGCCCACTCCCGTCAGTTCAGGCGCGTAGTTAAGGCCGTAGATCAGGATCTTCATTGTGGCTGCCAGAACGTGTTAGAGCTTTTTTCATACGCGGCGGGCCCCGTCGCGCGTCAGTCGCTCAGCATCAGCGCGCAGCCACGAGCGATATTGGCGGCGGCGGAAGGCGGATCGAAACGACGAATCACATCCATGCAACGGTGCGCCGTGCCGCCTGCGTCGGCGAAAGCCTCCATCGCCTTGAGCATGGTTCGCTGCAGTCCGGCGACGTCGCCCGCTGTGAAGGCGTAACCGCTCACGCCGTCGATCACCAGTTCCGGCACACAGCCGCAACTCTCGCTGACCACCGCGGGACAGCCATGTGCGAGCGCCTCGTTGACAACGAGTCCCCACGGCTCGCTATAGCTCGGTAACACCATGCAGGTCGCACCGTAGTATTCCTGGGTAAGCGGTTCGTCCTGCAAACTGCCGGCGAAGGTCACCGCATCGCTCAGGTCGAGATCGGCCACCTTCGCGTGCAGCGCGTCCGCCATCGGCCCCGTGCCGACAATGCGCAACTTCGCTGCCGGAATACGGCGCCGCAAACCGGCGAATGCTTCGATCAGTGTGCCGATGCCCTTCTCTTCCGAAAGACGGCCGACATAGAGAAAAATTGGAGGATTGCCGGCGCGTGCCGCGACCCGCTCGACCAGCGCGCGCTCCGGCGAGAACGAGCCGGGCAATGCCGCGGCCTGACACGGCACGAAGATTTTGTCGCGCTTTGCGCCGAGCGACAGCAGATACTCGCGGCTACGCTCGCCAAAACCGAAATAGCCGTCGCATAGCGAGAAGAACACGCGCTTCGGAATCGACGTCAACAACTTCTTGGGCCGGTCGCGCGCGGTAGAATCGCAGAACACCGCGCGCCGCTTGCCGGTCACGATGCACGCCGCCAGCATCGCCCAGTACTCAGGGCGGTGGTAGCCCGGCAGAACAATCAGATCCGACTTGGTCCGCAACACTTCCCAGGTGAGCCGCGCGATCATCTTCATCGTCGGCACATCTTCATAGCAACCGTCGAACAGCTTCTGCATCGGATAGCGATGGTATGAATAGTCGACATCCGAAAAACCGACACGATCGTGCTCGGTATCCGCAATCTGCACCATCGAGTAGCGAATCGCGCCGGATGCCGAAATGTTATGCAAAGCAGAGAACACGACACCCTTGTGGCGCGACCACACGACGTTGTGGAAGATCGTGACTGACGCTGTCATTTTTATGCCACTCCTCGAAAAATCGTCCCAGTGTGCGTTGCACGCAATGCGTGCGAAGCACCCCATGCGTTTCCCCAATTCCGAAAACCGCGCTCGACGCCCGGTCAGTGCGCGCCTAGGCCTGCAAGGCGGCGGCAGGTGTCGAGCCAGCATGTGTTGCCACGAATTCCCGATAGGTGGAGGCGATACCCTCTTC
This window contains:
- a CDS encoding FAD-dependent oxidoreductase, whose translation is MFIDTRTVQNNTAIETTVCIIGGGVAGITLALEMSRAGVDTCMLESGGFGPDDETRDLYRGENVGLPYSFADGSRSRYFGGSSNCWGGWCRPLDPWDFEKRDWIPHSGWPFGLEELAPYYARTHELLKLGPQNFDPAYWEREIGRHDVRRIPLATGDMRDTVAQFSPPVRFGKAYRDELQRSARVRVFLYANVQNIDADPQGTSVSRLEVATISGRKMTVTAKIFVLATGGIENARLLLASNNVQAAGLGNANDLVGRYFMDHPRMMSGKVRFRPGNARNKLYDIKYHYQNAAVSAHGTKISSQFAPKQELMEREKLLNSRVWLYSRWYGEGTAGSEALIHCKEALLQKDQPGRSLKTDVATMIAHPLHTVGYGLTRLLQWPVLITDVTLQAIVEAVPDPDSRVTLSTDKRDRFGMPRVKVEWRLGEQVQRTFDKTFSLLAQELQMAGIADVELDAPLEGRRWPAKLEGTWHHMGTTRMHDSPREGVVDRDCKVHGMSNLYVAGSSVFPTVGANFPTITIAALALRLAGHLVRQLDVPDIVGNTRNDAANSSLMSIQTQQPQVETLPIAASTLTPLMKEQ
- a CDS encoding acyltransferase family protein: MKLFGGARSVTAGRAIELDFVRGIAIIMVMGFHFHAVHTGNFLIQIIEYPLKSFGREGVNLFFTLSGFLVGGLLLRQYAETGNVDAKRFIIRRIFRIWPAYYVLIAFHVLAGRHPWNTFLIQNLTHLQNYLGTSITQTWSLAVEEHFYLVLPALLLLFARWRLSAWTIVGVLTGICAVVLTARCFAVADGNLEAAFAYTQYRIDSLLVGVILSAIYWMKPGVYHQIAKRKWLLVACIAVLCAWLAFATPHLALDESIGYTIQALGFAALIVFVLEYSGSLRSSWVYRGVAWIGLYSYGIYLWHSLALAPGDILIRKLTAMGLAPSVIWVVALTAQFAFAIAIGYVTTRAIEYPFLLMRNALFPAKRNSSVREEVPVAGGQLS
- a CDS encoding glycosyltransferase WbuB — translated: MKILIYGLNYAPELTGVGKYTAEMAALLASRGHEVRVVCAPPYYPEWHVADNYASWRYQRETRDGVTIWRAPLWVPAHPNGLKRMLHLMSFAASSLPLLARQVLWRPQVAMLIAPTLMCAPATLALARLTSANAWVHIQDFEVDAAFDLGLLKSSRIARLARWIESTLLRHFDTVSSITPQMSSRVVLKGVESSRVVCLPNWVDVSTIFPLSRTSDYRRLLSIPDDHKVVLYSGNMGAKQGIETLADAAALLAKRADVTFVFCGSGAAKESLLERCAGLKNCLFMPLQPVEHLNELLNLADIHVLPQRGDAADLVMPSKLTGMFASGRAVVAMARQGTGLYDAVSPRGVVVPPDDVKALAAAIAVLARDPERRAALGKAARDYAERTLSPESTIGTFEERLATLVRESRGKRAKVETPYFGTPRPSPAAARPHKPATTEEAAPD
- a CDS encoding glycosyltransferase, translating into MEQDYVLIVEPNLTGHRWRYVEWTMQACTEAGYPCILATESANEDHRLARQIAAANRADLQIAFVDPEEQPRGLLRQSNQYSRFHRYFKRVHRVVSHAQPIRLVVVPYADYFFYGLPFLGSPFRKTPWIGITMRSTFHHHKVGIKSPDRPLVNAIKALLFKRAIQCPGLRTLLTIDPTLPEWAAHHAPKNSAAIAYVADPFPDEHAENPVLARARLGLDPEQRYLLVYGSITERKGIYELVHALSRMEHAPTLIVAGEQDAGTRHFMRNHVRSLKPAPLVLDSFIANDVERDLFSACDAVWLGYKGHYGMSGVLVQAYRFGKPVIATEDGLIGWFSRRCELGPILSDLSSASIGRAITETMTSWPHAPHTGPAAGEDLLSRHTLGQFKQTLLQQMA
- a CDS encoding putative colanic acid biosynthesis acetyltransferase is translated as MGNVADDPQIGRKPQAEGVRKDGRVIDLSAAGKGNYRAKRGALIELIWFFVEACVINNKLLPLSSVRVTLLRLFGAKIGTGCRFVHPLRVKSPWNLEVGDNCWFGVDVWIYNQALIRIGSNVCISQGTFLSAGSHDMSTTMDLRVAPIVIEDGVWITSKCVVQMGVTIGRSAVVTPLSVVHRSLDPEGVYGGNPCRFIRNRFDSVT
- a CDS encoding glycosyltransferase, whose protein sequence is MKILHLLASVDPRAGGPVEGVRRSGVAMQDAGHHIEVATCDAPDDAYLAHFPFPVHAFGPVTSRYSYSARLAPWLAANAKRFDAVVVHGLWQYHGLAAWKAVRKSGVPYYVYTHGMLDPWFKQAYPLKHLKKWLYWPWAEYRVLRDARAVIFTTEEERTRARQSFWLYRAEERIVPYGTTVPQLEAAPLREAFLQAVPGLRGKRIVLFLGRVHAKKGCDLLIDAFARVASRDQSLHLVIAGPDETGWVTSLRAQAQAAGIAQRISLPGMLQGDLKWGAFHASDVFVLPSHQENFGVAVAEALGCGLPALISDKVNVWREIEADGAGMVAADTVDGTEKNLVRWLELDDTARAAMRAQAARTFEARFRIETMVSALTALLETHGSTGETRDNTLTTLRGTQPNTQPSTQPSR
- a CDS encoding oligosaccharide flippase family protein, which produces MRAIRLPALSIAASFGASAATWVLLQQFAVRGLVAIKFLAIGRMLGPAAIGSVSVALLAVAIAEALSDTGLAQAVIQGEHPPTRSQLGAVWTTLTARGVLISLLLVALAPLLSSQFHLNGSLVLIQLAALLPLLRGLASPTYYVVQRERRFQHIAGVEIAASFVDCSVGLALAYFGAGAISVLIGLVAGESLKSILTWSTMKPRPPIRAVWSGIGHYVGFSRWIWASSVVNLLLNQFDKVVVGKLLGPAQLGSYQMSSRLAQMLLADAAIAMSQYLFPTFSAHHRRSPQSAARLIKVYLFLIAIGLAVFVEVLRLVAEPLFSLILGAAWLPAVPLFRILVINMAIGALIAVLVAYLRAVGDAKATVHASLIQVVVLLVSVPPAVHWWGVTGIAWSMTVGLGCAAAWMLFRTLTARTP